One Rissa tridactyla isolate bRisTri1 chromosome 1, bRisTri1.patW.cur.20221130, whole genome shotgun sequence DNA segment encodes these proteins:
- the SYTL2 gene encoding synaptotagmin-like protein 2 isoform X1: MIDLSFLTEEEQEAIMKVLQRDAELKRAEEERVRHLPEKVKDDVQLKNMSGQWFYEAKSKRHRDKIHGADIIRASMRRKPATLAEVSQNKPNKAKNSWVSNVNKEVFVSPELHGIVEHQEEEELKSSSSSKTITAVLDKPEERSLKAAVSPVKPRRNPFNSTAPGDNLNSEESENRPATLPQLSKKEILSLSEESQPKPNLQNDETEKHKKPSVEATDESQKGLAKRPVPKARKLIHKATDPVSEREHFVPKPAKRTERINGVGTPPRGILKRSSSSSSTDSEVRVSQMLDVQKKNALPTATIFEGEAEKNSLTEEVEDSTQISLEKLKQVRFSSSTGDGDPLQSPQLHHGRVKGEFDLLESDKIESSENDAIRSNTFGNKQISAVKLSGTDSSALQVKTIGGLQDDTSASGPCATNRSDVLVNEALQTKTVTPKKLETAQQTSSNILPHSKNDLSVDETHENKANQFLSNKSKSHKNVTDEHQLSAKTEAHEMSNTTSTSLQQGKPDLVEQQDAKTSFKPDKHADELMKVADESVSKVLDWFKRSSGTEDRKHISARSQCREPKEEVDFPTRTAVVPTEHSGPSMGGKPEVKEELPFGKIKQQNSSSSASFISEDTQLRRERIKPRKEEENEEQNDKSLTEFNCARVEEKESGQEIKQQNKKSNPLEHQEHKLLAQKHGSEKAIQEKRRIREIRAFWEGDKTIPSHGEKEVNINTNASGGSALKGLRGSDKIKPTAVYLPNGLDDQSKNTLGSAELTCASQASKNKHQNSFESGPGHAVEKPERTIPCDGEAGEYTELPKARNLQPSVDAASASPESKDKDEKETLKGRVAACSQQKPSFQILSLKEKMNEKSKNQIPSPSQFQSLRNFWDAGVKLQSSIDRGDVSLLNNTGSTTYEGKSKQDKKGRDNARKQELIQHQTQMSERERKQKLDSVVPELPLGSPTLKGLDVAHTKTTDSAQLDRKPVISKPQEKMGLAEQEVKECVEKGIVSSKEHHVSPQLLPQPPSDKDALKDMAADDWLCLPIENTENKTIPLDINLPKEEVADTVDKVVLPKAELDVFKLGLKKLEKEASEMSSSLNLKENILEERTFRSDQCKISERTGEQSHDISPADQKEEISKSTEKVNVPSIDEHENKKSLRRLFREFEPFCLRYRAAEKDDTLGGLQRSQGGLQNLLGETCASQPSEHRRMEMKTSNDANTISQTNYSVDSTCQEDTGQPEEVNETTEKFVVPSKVSGLSSALEKLMKEASETPPPKPKRAISTLQGTEMQVKSTTCDHDGELPQEITETIEKSVVPSKVNSLSSALEKLLKEASEMPPPKPKRADSTVQRTAEVEVKSMTYEDDGELPQEIREAVEKSVAPSKVSSLSSALEKLLKEASETPSPVGTVQRTAEMEVKSTTYEHDGDSLQEIRETIEKSVVPSKVSSLNSALEKLLKEISETPPPKPKCADSTVQRTAEVEVKSMTYEDDGELPQETRETTERSALSKAECGVIDVNSEKLPKEISETPGSVLENMYKKMQGKIQTSQSVRAPHQQEGDHPQEIEETIEKTSVSNIAKFSEFSSSLEKLVQEASEISCPVSKELHKREKFGDHMFPSQKEILFMTVSQPHGALGSCHTQMKVTIKEGAPERNTKTPVNDLVVSETEASEFSKKNGAINKIEERNKVPDDLPPLEGETDVTAIKPFKINEKGRRDESTSLDASEDNSEFKALLEFRRASTPLKDENNSPQPEGARLCRRSQREDNDEEEGDGSNLGSKFSDENSDSHSGTGSSTRSEEELNPVLMALKRSADRKVPSKSVEDIPSATSNKGKKNNRKEELALSAEDGPKPDQNPERKENAAGISAVPSQPGRQFSNPEKLKGLSKSVPSFLQEESDDRETDTASESSYSLGRIKKSPSSLTNLSGSSGMASLSSVSGSLMSIYSADFGNVDVKGNIQFAIDYVEQLNELHIFICQCKDLAVADVKRQRSDPYVKTYLLPEKYKLGKRKTSVKKKTFNPVYNEILRYKIEKSLLKNQSLNISVWHNDTFGRNSFLGEVELDLGTWDWNDKSNKQINWLPLKPRTSTVALELQNRGEMKLALRYVPHPVGGKKTLSTGEVHIWVKECHDLPLLRGNRLNSFIKCTILPDTSRKSRQKTRTVAKTTNPVFNHTMVYDGFRPEDLKEACVELTVWDHNKLANHFLGGLRIGLGTGKSYGTTVDWMDSTADETGLWEKMINSPNTWVEDTLPLRMLMVAKLTK, from the exons TCAGAAGAGAGCCAACCTAAACCAAACTTACAAAATGATGAAACAGAGAAACATAAGAAGCCTTCTGTAGAAGCTACTGATGAATCACAGAAAGGACTTGCTAAGCGTCCTGTCCCAAAAGCTAGAAAATTAATTCACAAAGCAACAGATCCTGTGTCAGAAAGGGAACACTTTGTTCCAAAACCAGCCAAACGGACTGAGAGGATTAATGGCGTTGGTACGCCGCCCAGGGGCATTCTGAAGCGCAGTTCAAGTTCAAGTTCCACTGACTCAGAAGTTCGTGTTAGTCAGATGTTAGATGTTCAGAAAAAGAATGCTCTTCCTACTGCAACTATTTTTGaaggagaagctgagaagaaCTCTCTTACGGAAGAAGTGGAAGACTCCACACAAATTTCACTGGAAAAACTAAAACAAGTGAGGTTCTCATCTAGCACAGGTGACGGAGACCCTCTGCAAAGCCCACAGCTACACCATGGTAGAGTAAAAGGCGAGTTTGATTTGTTAGAGTCTGACAAAATAGAGAGTAGTGAAAATGATGCTATTAGATCAAATACATTTGGGAATAAACAAATTTCTGCTGTAAAGCTTTCAGGAACTGATTCGTCAGCTTTGCAAGTAAAAACAATAGGTGGCTTACAAGATGATACGTCGGCATCTGGCCCTTGTGCCACTAATAGGTCAGATGTCCTGGTTAATGAAGCCCTGCAGACAAAGACAGTTACTCCGAAGAAACTTGAAACTGCACAGCAGACCTCCAGCAATATCCTGCCACATAGCAAAAATGACCTGAGTGTTGATGAGACACATGAAAATAAAGCCAACCAGTTCCTGAGTAATAAATCGAAGTCACACAAAAACGTTACTG ATGAACATCAGCTTTCTGCTAAGACAGAAGCACATGAGATGTCAAATACCACTTCTACAAGCCTTCAACAAGGTAAGCCTGATCTTGTTGAGCAGCAAGATGCTAAAACCAGTTTCAAGCCTGACAAACATGCTGATGAACTCATGAAAGTGGCCGATGAATCTGTATCAAAAGTTTTAGATTGGTTTAAAAGAAGTTCTGGTACTGAAGATAGGAAGCACATATCAGCTAGATCCCAATGCAGGGAACCCAAAGAGGAAGTGGACTTCCCAACCAGAACGGCGGTTGTTCCTACAGAACACAGTGGGCCTAGCATGGGTGGAAAACCAGAAGTTAAAGAGGAGTTACCGTTTGGAAAGATAAAGCAACAGAACAGTAGTTCATCTGCATCGTTTATTTCGGAAGATACACAACTGAGAAGAGAGAGGATAAAGCctaggaaagaggaagagaatgaGGAGCAAAATGACAAATCACTAACTGAATTTAACTGTGCAAgagttgaagaaaaagaaagcggTCAAGAAAtcaagcaacaaaataaaaaatcaaaccCCTTGGAACATCAAGAACACAAGCTACTAGCTCAGAAACATGGATCAGAGAAGgcaatacaagaaaaaagaagaataaggGAGATCAGAGCATTCTGGGAAGGGGATAAAACTATCCCCAGTCATGGAGAGAAAGAAGTTAATATCAATACTAATGCATCAGGTGGCAGCGCATTGAAAGGTCTCAGAGGAAGtgataaaataaaaccaactgcGGTGTACTTACCTAATGGATTGGATGATCAAAGCAAGAATACGTTAGGAAGTGCTGAACTAACTTGCGCAAGCCAGGcttcaaaaaacaaacatcaaaactCTTTTGAGTCTGGACCAGGCCATGCGGTTGAAAAGCCAGAAAGAACAATTCCGTGTGATGGTGAGGCTGGTGAATATACAGAATTGCCAAAAGCCCGTAACTTGCAGCCAAGTGTTGATGCCGCTTCAGCTTCCCcagaaagcaaagacaaagaTGAGAAAGAAACACTCAAAGGAAGAGTTGCTGCTTGTTCCCAACAGAAGCCCAGCTTCCagattttgtctttaaaagaaaaaatgaatgaaaagtccAAGAATCAAATTCCAAGTCCTTCACAGTTCCAGAGTTTGAGAAACTTCTGGGATGCTGGAGTTAAATTACAGAGTAGCATTGACAGGGGAGATGTTTCTTTGCTAAATAATACTGGTTCAACAACCTATGAAGGAAAATCAAAGCAAGATAAAAAAGGCAGAGATAATGCAAGGAAGCAAGAGTTAATTCAGCATCAAACCCAAatgtcagagagagaaagaaaacagaaactagATTCTGTGGTACCTGAACTGCCTCTAGGATCTCCTACCCTGAAAGGTCTTGATGTGGCACACACAAAAACTACAGATTCTGCCCAGTTGGACAGAAAACCGGTTATCTCAAAACCCCAGGAAAAGATGGGTCTTGCAGAGCAAGAAGTTAAAGAATGTGTAGAAAAAGGTATTGTTTCATCAAAAGAACATCATGTTTCCCCGCAGTTGCTCCCGCAACCACCTAGTGATAAAGATGCTTTAAAGGACATGGCAGCAGATGATTGGCTATGTTTACCTATAGAAAACACGGAGAACAAGACTATTCCATTAGATATCAATCTTCCTAAAGAGGAAGTTGCAGACACTGTGGATAAGGTGGTTCTACCTAAAGCTGAGCTTGATGTATTTAAATTAGGCCTAAAAAAGTTAGAAAAGGAAGCCTCTGAGATGTCATCTAGCTTGAacctaaaagaaaacattttggaagaGAGAACTTTCCGCTCAGATCAGTGCAAGATCTCTGAAAGAACAGGAGAACAGAGCCATGACATTTCTCCTGCTgatcaaaaggaagaaataagcaaaagcacagaaaaagtgaATGTGCCATCAATAGATgagcatgaaaacaaaaaaagcctcagaAGACTGTTTAGAGAATTTGAACCTTTCTGTCTACGATATCGGGCAGCAGAAAAGGATGATACCCTTGGGGGTTTGCAGAGGTCTCAAGGTGGTTTGCAGAACCTGCTCGGAGAGACCTGTGCATCTCAACCTTCTGAACATAGAAGGATGGAAATGAAAACATCCAATGACGCAAATACTATATCACAAACTAATTATAGTGTAGACTCGACATGCCAAGAAGATACTGGTCAGCCTGAAGAGGTCAATGAGACCACAGAGAAGTTTGTTGTCCCATCCAAGGTCAGCGGTTTGAGTTCTGCTTTGGAGAAACTGATGAAGGAGGCATCTGAAACGCCACCTCCTAAACCAAAACGCGCCATTAGTACACTACAGGGAACTGAGATGCAAGTTAAAAGCACAACCTGTGACCACGATGGAGAGTTGCCACAGGAAATCACAGAGACCATAGAAAAGTCTGTTGTTCCATCCAAGGTCAATAGCTTGAGTTCTGCTTtagagaagctgctgaaggaggcCTCTGAAATGCCACCTCCTAAACCAAAACGTGCTGACAGCACAGTACAGAGGACTGCTGAGGTGGAAGTTAAAAGCATGACCTATGAGGATGATGGAGAGTTGCCACAGGAAATCAGAGAGGCTGTAGAAAAGTCTGTTGCCCCATCCAAGGTCAGTAGCTTGAGTTCTGCTTtggagaagctgctgaaggaggcCTCTGAAACACCATCTCCTGTCGGCACAGTACAGAGGACTGCTGAGATGGAAGTTAAAAGCACAACCTATGAGCATGACGGAGACTCGCTGCAGGAAATCAGAGAGACCATTGAAAAGTCTGTTGTCCCATCCAAGGTCAGTAGCTTGAATTCTGCTTtagagaagctgctgaaggagatcTCTGAAACACCACCTCCTAAACCAAAGTGTGCTGACAGCACAGTACAGAGGACTGCTGAGGTGGAAGTTAAAAGCATGACCTATGAGGATGATGGAGAGTTGCCACAGGAAACCAGAGAGACCACAGAAAGATCTGCGCTTTCCAAGGCTGAATGTGGAGTGATCGATGTTAATTCGGAGAAGCTACCAAAAGAGATCTCTGAAACACCAGGTTCTGTTCTggaaaatatgtataaaaaaatgCAAGGTAAAATACAGACTAGTCAAAGCGTGCGTGCTCCACATCAACAAGAGGGAGATCATCCTCAAGAAAtagaagaaacaatagaaaaaacTTCTGTTTCAAATATTGCAAAATTCAGTGAATTCAGTAGCTCTCTAGAAAAACTTGTTCAAGAAGCATCTGAAATTTCATGTCCAGTCTCCAAAGAGTTACATAAACGAGAAAAGTTTGGGGATCACATGTTTCCATCACAAAAGGAGATTCTATTCATGACAGTGTCACAGCCACATGGTGCGTTAGGTAGCTGTCATACACAGATGAAGGTAACTATCAAAGAGGGAGCTCCAGAACGAAATACCAAAACTCCAGTAAATGATCTTGTAGTCAGTGAAACTGAAGCTTctgaattttctaaaaaaaatggaGCTATTAATAAAATAGAAGAGAGAAACAAGGTTCCAGATGATCTCCCTCCCTTGGAAGGAGAGACCGATGTGACTGCAATCAAGCCATTCAAGATAAACGAAAAAGGAAGGCGAGATGAAAGCACATCCTTGGATGCCTCTGAAGATAATTCTGAATTTAAAGCACTGTTGGAATTCAGGAGAGCAAGCACACCACTTAAAGATGAGAACAACTCCCCCCAGCCAGAAGGAGCTCGACTCTGCCGAAGGTCTCAGCGTGAGGATAATGATGAAGAGGAAGGGGACGGCTCAAATTTGGGATCCAAGTTTTCAGATGAAAACTCCGATTCCCACTCTGGAACCGGAAGTTCAACTC GTTCAGAAGAAGAATTAAACCCTGTTTTGATGGCTTTGAAAAGGAGTGCAGATAGGAAAGTGCCTTCCAAAAGTGTAGAGGACATTCCATCAGCCACCTCAA ataaaggaaaaaaaaataatcgaaaAGAAGAATTAGCTCTTAGTGCTGAAGATG GTCCGAAACCTGATCAGAatccagagaggaaagaaaatgcagcaggaa TTTCTGCAGTGCCTTCACAGCCCGGTAGGCAGTTTTCCAATCCTGAAAAACTCAAAGGACTGAGCAAGTCAGTACCATCATTCCTACAGGAAGAG AGTGAtgacagagagacagacacagcATCAGAAAGCAGTTATTCCCTTGGCAGAATCaagaagagtcccagctctctaaCCAATCTTAGCGGCTCTTCTGGCATGGCCTCCTTATCCTCT GTGAGCGGCAGCCTAATGAGCATCTATAGTGCAGACTTTGGCAACGTGGACGTGAAGGGCAACATTCAGTTTGCTATTGATTACGTAGAACAGCTGAACGAGCTCCACATTTTTATTTGCCAGTGTAAAGACTTGGCAGTGGCAGACGTTAAGCGACAGCGTTCGGACCC GTATGTAAAGACCTACCTGCTTCCAGAAAAATACAAGCTGGGCAAGCGGAAGACCTCTGtgaagaagaaaacttttaaTCCGGTCTATAATGAAATCCTGCGG TATAAAATTGAGAAGAGTCTCCTAAAGAACCAAAGCCTTAATATCTCTGTCTGGCACAACGATACCTTTGGGAggaacagcttccttggtgaaGTGGAGCTGGATTTAGGAACCTGGGACTGGAATGATAAATCCAACAAGCAGATCAACTGGCTTCCACTCAAGCCAAGG ACTTCAACAGTGGCTCTTGAACTACAAAACAGAGGGGAGATGAAACTAGCCCTCCGGTATGTCCCGCACCCTGTTGGAG GAAAGAAGACCCTGTCTACGGGTGAGGTCCACATCTGGGTGAAGGAATGTCATGACCTTCCTCTTCTGAGAGGCAACAGGCTCAACTCTTTCATTAAGTG taccATTCTTCCAGACACTAGCAGAAAAAGTCGCCAGAAAACAAGAACAGTGGCAAAAACGACAAACCCAGTATTCAACCACACCATGGTCTACGATGGCTTTAGACCAGAAGATTTGAAAGAAGCCTGCGTGGAACTCACGGTCTGGGATCACAACAAACTGGCCAACCACTTCCTGGGAGGTCTCAGGATAGGTCTTGGAACAG GCAAAAGCTACGGAACTACAGTAGACTGGATGGATTCCACTGCAGACGAAACTGGCCTTTGGGAGAAGATGATAAACTCGCCGAACACGTGGGTAGAAGATACACTACCTCTCCGGATGCTAATGGT